The genomic region TGGCCAATAAGGTACGTCACCTGGTCACCGTCGAAGAAGTGGCAGGGGAGTAGATAAACCATGGCTGATATCATCAAGCTGCATGATCTGCGCCCATCAAAGGGTGCAAACACGTCGAAGACCCGCGTTGGCCGCGGTGAGGCATCAAAGGGCAAGACTGCCGGCCGCGGTACCAAGGGTACCCGCGCACGTCGTCAGGTTCCGGCTGCCTTCGAAGGTGGCCAGATGCCTATTCACATGCGTCTGCCTAAGCTCAAGGGCTTTAAGAATCCAAACAAGATTACCTACCAGGTAGTCAACGTTGAAGATTTGGCAACCGCATTCCCACAGGGTGGCGAGGTAGCAGTAGCTGACCTCGTTTCCGCTGGCCTGGTCCGCGCTAAGCAGCCGGTCAAGGTTCTGGGCGAAGGCGAAATCAGCGTCAAGCTGAACGTCACCGCAGACAAGTTCTCTAAGTCTGCAGTAGAAAAGATCGAGGCTGCTGGTGGTTCCACCACCGCAACCAAGTAGTAGGTTAATTTAAGACTTACTGAGGGCTTCATCTGAACATCACGTTCGGGTGAGGCCCTTTCTTGTTTTGTTGCGCGCAACCAGCGAAAGTCTCCGCGGTAGTCCTTGATCACATCAACGAGAACTCGCGGGCGCAAGCAGGTAAAGTTGACCAAGGCATAACCGGTCCCGAAATACCACCTAGCTACTAAAGGCTGGTAGTGTTTCACTGTTGTGTAAGTAGCGCTCATTACGAGACGCAATTGATAGCGAAATTTTATTTAGTGTGCTTTCCTCCTGCCTAACCTTGGCCCGGTAGGGAAGTCTCAGGAGGCATTTGTGTCCGCCATTATTCAGGCATTTAAGGACGCCGATCTCCGGAAGAAGATCATTTTCACCATCGTAATGATCATTGCTTACCGAATCGGTGCCCAAATCCCGACCCCGGGAGTGGATTACGCAAGCATTACGGCGCAGCTTCGTCAGCTCACCCAAGAATCGGGCGACCTGTATTCGGTCATCAACCTGTTCTCAGGCGGAGCGCTGCTGCAGTTGTCGATATTTGCAATCGGCATCATGCCGTATATTACGGCCTCGATTATTGTTCAGCTTCTCACGGTTGTGATTCCGCACTTTGAACAGCTGAAGAAGGAAGGTCAGTCCGGCCAATCCAAGATGACGCAGTACACGCGTTATCTCACGCTGGCATTAGCATTATTGCAATCAGCCGGCATCGTCGCGCTTGCGGACCGCCAGCAACTTCTCGGCCAAGGCGTAGAAGTACTGAACCCGGATCGCAATATCTTTACCCTTATTGTCATGGTTCTCGTCATGACCTCCGGTGCTGTCCTCGTGATGTGGATGGGCGAGCTGATTACCGAAAAGGGCATCGGCAACGGCATGTCCCTGTTGATCTTCGCGGGTATTGCCACGCGCCTGCCTACCGACGGTCTTCAGATCCTGCAAAACAACGGCGGCCTAGTCTTCGCCATGGTTGTCGTGGGCGTCGTCATCCTCGTTGCAGGCATTACCTTTATCGAGCAGGGACAGCGCCGCATCCCCGTTCAGTACGCCAAGCGCATGGTCGGCCGTCGTCAGTACGGTGGTTCTTCCACCTACCTGCCGCTGAAGGTTAACCAAGCCGGCGTGATTCCAGTGATTTTTGCATCCTCACTGATTTACATGCCAGTGCTGATTACTCAGATCGTCAACTCCGCGCAGGCGACTCCGCCGGATAACTGGTGGCAGCGCAACGTCATCGCCTGGCTGCAAGCGCCATCGTCGTGGCAGTACATCCTGGTGTATTTCGTACTGACGATCTTCTTTTCTTACTTCTATGTCT from Corynebacterium ammoniagenes DSM 20306 harbors:
- the secY gene encoding preprotein translocase subunit SecY, with the protein product MSAIIQAFKDADLRKKIIFTIVMIIAYRIGAQIPTPGVDYASITAQLRQLTQESGDLYSVINLFSGGALLQLSIFAIGIMPYITASIIVQLLTVVIPHFEQLKKEGQSGQSKMTQYTRYLTLALALLQSAGIVALADRQQLLGQGVEVLNPDRNIFTLIVMVLVMTSGAVLVMWMGELITEKGIGNGMSLLIFAGIATRLPTDGLQILQNNGGLVFAMVVVGVVILVAGITFIEQGQRRIPVQYAKRMVGRRQYGGSSTYLPLKVNQAGVIPVIFASSLIYMPVLITQIVNSAQATPPDNWWQRNVIAWLQAPSSWQYILVYFVLTIFFSYFYVSVQYDPAEQADNMKRYGGFIPGIRPGRPTAEYLGFVMNRLLFVGAIYLALIAVMPNILLDMGVGGQGQGGGMSAFGGTAILILVSVALTTVKQIESQLLQSNYEGLLK
- the rplO gene encoding 50S ribosomal protein L15 — its product is MADIIKLHDLRPSKGANTSKTRVGRGEASKGKTAGRGTKGTRARRQVPAAFEGGQMPIHMRLPKLKGFKNPNKITYQVVNVEDLATAFPQGGEVAVADLVSAGLVRAKQPVKVLGEGEISVKLNVTADKFSKSAVEKIEAAGGSTTATK